A stretch of the Capsicum annuum cultivar UCD-10X-F1 chromosome 8, UCD10Xv1.1, whole genome shotgun sequence genome encodes the following:
- the LOC124886559 gene encoding uncharacterized protein LOC124886559 codes for MRKFIFGLNRELIIERKTALLIKDIDISRLIVHMQQVDDEKRRQEEFRDRQEKRSNRETGVIKVMTILGHKLFNLRRAEGYYKEERDKCFKYFQVGHLLRDFSVNKVATGVNKIFVPSYFSPILTCAASASITTPGSRVGQNKFYPLAFRLNPRHQLMSLKVIFKFTGEPDIESESSSLAPWGRFRG; via the exons atgagaaagttcatttTTGGGTTGAATAGAGAATTGATTATAGAGAGGAAGACTGCTTTGCTCATTAAAGATATAGACATCTCGaggttgattgttcatatgcagcaggttgatGATGAGAAGAGGAGGCAAGAAGAGTTTAGGGATAGGCAGGAAAAGAGGAGCAA tcGGGAGACAGGTGTCATTAAGGTGATGACAATTCTCGGGCATAAGTTGTTTAATCTCAGGCGAGCGGAG GGTTATTACAAGGAAGaaagggacaaatgcttcaagtattTCCAAGTAGGCCATTTACTCAGGGATTTTTCGGTTAACAAAGTTGCTACGGGGGTGAATAAGATTTTTGTGCCTTCATATTTTTCTCCTATACTTACTTGTGCGGCATCTGCTTCTATTACTACTCCTGGTTCTCGTGTTGGTCAAAACAAGTTTTATCCTTTGGCATTCCGCTTGAATCCAAGGCATCAACTAATGTCGTTAAag gttatctttaagttcacCGGTGAACCGGATATAGAATCGGAaagtagttccttagctccttgGGGGAGGttcagaggttaa